The Thermoanaerobacterales bacterium nucleotide sequence CACATGGCTTCGGAGGCGGTATCCGGGCGGGGATTAAGCCGCTGCATCTCCCGCATGGCGATAAGGCCCATCGGTGTGGCGGCGTTGCTCAGGCCGAGAACATTGGCGGAGAGGTTCATCACGATGGCCCCGAAGGCCGGATGGTTGCGCGGGATGCTGGGAAAAAGCAGGCGGATAAAGGGCTGGACAATCATTGAAAGGGCCCGGACCAGGCCCGCAGCCTCGGCGACCTTCATTACGCCGCACCAAAAGGCCAGGATCCCGATTAGACCGAGGGCCGTGGATACGGCGGTCTGCGCCCCGTTCAGGGCGGCGGTGGTGACCGTTTCGATGCGCCCGTTGGCCGCGGCCGCAACAATACCGAACAGAATTAGGGCGAGCCAGACAACGTTGACCAAGACACGATCCCCCTTGTCCTTGTCCTCCGTAGTCAAACTCTATGAGGACGGGCCAGGGGGTAGAACCGCGCTCCTTACTGCTCGCTGCTTTTCTTCTTAAGGTAATTGTCGAGCCGTTCGAGCACCGCGGGAGCCAGATCGATGAGGCGATCGGCGATGCCGTTGGCGTCGACCGGCAGGAGGCGCACCTGTCCCTGGCCCACGACGAGAAAGCCCATGGGCTGCACGGATACGCCGGCCCCGCTTCCACCGCCGAAAGGATACGTGCTCGCGCCGTCGTCGCGCGCGATTTCAAACTCTCCGCCACCGGCGGCGAACCCGACCGCCACCTTGGAAATTGGAATAATGATTATCCCGTCAGGGGTCTCCACCGGGTCGCCGACCACGGTATTCACATCCACCATTTGCTTAATGCTCTCCATGGCCGTCTGCATCAGACCCTGGATGGGGTGCTGCTCCACCGGACTTCCCCCCTACATGTGCCGCGAGGCCCTTCAGGCCCGCGACTATAATATGGCCCAGGCGGATAGCCAGTATGCAGCGGATATCGGTGGCGAAAACGGGGCGGCCAAAGTCCGGTTTTACGGCCAGGCGGGGGTGGGCGCGGAAGTCGGTTAGGCGGGAGGTCAGGGTAAGGAGCGACCCCTTGACCGCCCAGGTGAGTCCGGTCAGTATCCCGGTCCGGTCGGCCGACTCGGTGCCGATGCGGGTACTCCAGTCCAGGTCCTCGATACGTATGCGGGGGGTAAGGTAGCAGATGCCGGCGCGGAAGGATTTGAAGACGTTATACCAGCGCAGAAACAGGACGGACAGGGGCAGTTCCCGGACCTCGCGGTCGACGGCGGTGGCCGGGGTATCGGTGGCGGAGCGGGATTTGAGGCGGATAGCGGGATTTCTCCCCAGGCCCGCCCGCAGGTCGAGCATCGGAACCTCCGCCCGGTAGAGGGGCAGGCCGAGCCATGAGACAAGCACAGCCACCCGGTCGTCTTCCCCCTCCCGGCGATAGGCCAGGTTAACCCGGAGGAAGGTCAGGGCGAGAAAAACCCCCGCCATCAGAAGCGCGGCGATTATCAGCAGGAAAAGCACGAAATCCTCCCTTCCTCCTCCTTTACCGTTCCCCCTACGAAACCTAAATGTGCATGACCTCCCGGACGATTTCCATCGTAGCGCGGGCGGCCGTACGGGCTTTTTCGGTCCCGGCGGCCAACACGTCGTCCAGGTAACGGGGTTGGGCCAGGAGCCGGCTGCGGCGCTGGCGGATCGGATCCAGTGCCCTGTTAAGGGCGGCCGAGAGTTCCTTTTTACAGGCCACGCATCCCACGCGCCCCGTGCGGCATTCCTCCTCGATCTCGGCCAGGCGGTCGGCGCTGTACAGGCTGTGAAGGGTATGCACCGTGCATACCTCCGGGTGGCCGGGGTCGTTCTTGCGGATGCGCGCCGGGTCCGTGATCATCATCCGGGCACGCCGGTCGACTTCTTCGACGGGCATGGCCAGGGCGATTTCGTTGCCATAGCTCTTGCTCATCTTGCGCCCGTCGGTCCCGGGGAGGACGGGCGTTTCCGTGAGGAGCGCCTTCGGCTCCGGGAAGACCTGGCCATAGAGGTAATTGAAACGCCGGGCGACCTCGCGGCAGAACTCCAGGTGCGGCAGTTGGTCCTGGCCGACGGGCACGGCATCGGCGCGGTAGATCAGGATGTCCGCCGCCTGCAACAAGGGGTACCCGAGAAAGCCGTAAGTATTGATATCCTTGCCCTGGGCGCCGAGCTGCTGCACCTGGTCCTTGTAGGTGGGCACACGTTCCAGCCAGGACAGGGGCGTGAACATTGAAAAGAGCAGGTGCAACTCGGCATGCTCCAGGATACGGGACTGGACGAAAACGGTGGCCTTCTCGGGGTCAATCCCGGCGGCAAGCCAGTCGGCGATCATCTCCCGGGTGTTTTCGCGCAGGGCGCTGGTATCCTCGTAGATGGTGGTCAGGGCATGCCAGTCGGCGGCGAAGAAAAAACACTCGTGTTTTTCCTGCAGAGCGATCCAGTTATGAAGTACGCTCAGGTGTCCAATGTGCAGGCGGCCGCTGGACCGCATGCCGCTAAGGATACGCATGGTTGGTTTATCTCATCCTTTCAAAGAGGTTGGAAATCCTGGCCGGTTACGCCGCCAGACCACGGGCCAGGTTGAAGAACATTTCAGCCAACGGAACGACGAAGAAGGTCAGGAACTTGCCGATTAGTCCCGTCACCATAAGGACCAGCAGGACAAGCACACCGTACTGCTCCAGAGCCACAAGCCACTCCTGCCGTCCGGGCAGCAGGCCCGCCAGGATCTTGGAACCGTCCAGGGGCGGTACCGGAATAAGGTTAAAAACGGCCAGCACGACATTAATATAGATCAACTGGTAGAGCAGCAGCAACCCGAAGCCTGACTGCATGTAATCAATCAAACCCAGTAGAACGGAAGCCGCGAGGGCCAGGACCAGGTTTGCCGCCGGGCCGGCGAGGGACACCAGTAGGAGGCCCTGCTTGACATTGCCCCGCAGGTTGTAGGGGTTGACCGGGACCGGCTTCGCCCAGCCGAAACCGGCGACAAAGAGCAAGAGCAGCCCCAGCCAGTCCACGTGGGCTACGGGGTTCAAGGTCAGCCTCCCCGCATAGCGGGCGGTATGGTCGCCGAGGCGGTCGGCAACGAAACCGTGGGCGTATTCGTGTACGGTGAGGGCCAGCATAATTGCCGGGACAAGGGCGATAATCTCGGCCAGGTTCGGCACATGAAACAAGGCTTATTCGCTCCTTCCCGCTATCTGCGCGGTCGCTGCGTTGGTCCCCGGGCCGTTGTCCAGCCCCATCACCCGCATTGCATAATCCAACTCTTCCTGCTTGTTCTTGACATGGCCCTCAAGCCTGGCCTGCCACACGGCATCCAAGGCCTTGCGGAACAAAGGGCCGGGGCGGTATCCGAGGCTCCTAATATCTTTGCCGGTAATGGAAGGTTTATGTTTCTTAAGAATGGCGGCGACATCGCGGAAACGGTACTGGAGCCGTTCTTCTTCGAGCATTACCAGGACCAGCGGATAGGCCTCCCGCGGTAGTTGAAGGTAAATACGGGCCAGGTTCACCAGGCTGGTATTGGGGGATGAAAAGCCGCGGACCGCCTGGCGCCAGCTTTCCAGGGCGGTCACCACGTTCTCCGTCTGGCGCCGGCCGATCTTGTAGCGGCTGCAGGTTTCCAGGACCAAGGGCATCGGCGAGGAGTGGAGAATGGCTGTAAAGTAGCAGAGCCAGAGTTCGGCCGGGGGAGGGACCTCCCACTCCTGGAGCCTCCGGATAACCCGGGGAATGCGGCCTACGACCGGCTGCACCTCCCAGTAGGTGACTTTGGGGAAAAGGTGCGGCCAGATGTTCAACTGCGCCAGGCGGGCCAGGGTGCGCGGCGTATAGTCCTTATCCAGCATCCGCTTCACCTCGGCCCATTGCTGCTCATCCGGCACGGTCCGCAGGGCACGTTCGGTCAGGGCTTCGCGCATCAGGGCCAGGGTCTGGCGCTCGATATTGAAACGGTAGCGCTGCTCATAACGGACTGCTCGCAGGATGCGGATAGGATCCTCAATGAAGCTCAGGTTGTGCAGTGCTCGGATCAGCCCGTGTTGGAGGTCGTCCCGTCCCCCGAAGTGGTCGATGACGTCGCCGAACCCCTCGGGGTTCAGGACAACCGCAATGGCGTTAATCGTGAAGTCCCGCCCGTAGAGTTCGTGGCGCAGGGGCGAATCGTCCACCCCGTCCAGCGGCTTGCCATAGGCGTCGAAGTGACGCCGGGCCATGGTAATGTCGAGCCGCGGTCCCTGCGGCAGGAACACCTGGGCCTTATCGATCGCCTCCGCCACCTTGAGTTTCCCGCCAAGGGCCGCGACGATCCTATCCCCCAGCGTCGCTCCATCGCAGTCTTCCACAACCAGATCGTAGTCCCGGCTGGGACGACCGAGAAGCGCGTCGCGGACCATGCCGCCCGTCAGGTAGACCCGGCACCCGAGATCCCGGCCGATGCGGCCGACAGTGCTCAGGATCCGCAGGGCCTCCGCGGAAAGGTTGCGGCGCAGGACCTCGGCCATATTCTGGTATCCCATCTCCTGTTGCGGGGAATTAAACAAGGTGCAAAAGCGCGGCTTGAACTTCTTGTGCAGGGTCTTGAGGATATCGGTGCGCGAGACAATGCCCGCAAGTTGATGGCCGTCAACGATGGGAAGACGCCCGATGTTATTCTCTATCATCAGATGCTGGATTTCGGTAAGGGGCGTGTCGGGGGCGGCGACCAGCACGTTCTTGGTCATAAAGGCCTTAACGGGGGCATGCCGCAGGTTATGGCGGTCGGCCTTTTCGACGTCCCGGCGGGAGATGATCCCCATGAGGTGGCCGTTTTCAACGACCGGCAGGCCGGTGTGCCCGTAGCGCAGCATAATCTGATTGGCCTCTTCCACCCGCATGTCGGGCGGAACCGACTTCACGGGACTGGACATGATCTCGCGGGCCGTGACCGGCGGGTGTATCAACATCCGGATGGTGTCCAGAAGCTCGTTGGCGATATGGTCCAGGCTCTGGCCCTTGATCGTCGCCGAAGCCGCCGCCGGATGGCCGCCTCCGCCGAAGTGGGACAGGATCTCGCGGACGTCGACCTCCGGGACGGAACTCCGGGCGACGATGTGCACCCGGTCCTCCATTTCAACGACGGAGAAGACGGCGTCGATGTGCTCGATCTCGCTCAGTTTATGGGTAAGAACGGCCAGCCCGCCGATGAACTCGTCCACGCTGCTGCGGGCGATCAGTATCTTCTGGCCGTTGACCAGATGGCGTTCCGCCGAAAGCAGGAGATGGCGCAGGAGTTCTTGCTGCTCGTCGGTTAGCGGGCGGGCCAGGAACCGGCCCACCAGGGCGAGGTTCGCCCCGAGACCGATCAGGTAGGCTGCCGCCTCGAGGTCACGCTGGGTGGTGTTGGTGTACAGAAGGCTCCCGGTATCCTCGTAGATACCAAGAGCCAGAACGGTGGCCTCGAAGGGGGTGACCGCGAGATTCCGCGCCCTGATTTCCTCTACGAGGAGGGTGGTGGCGGCTCCCACCGGTTCCACCAGTTCAAATTCACCCCGGATGTCTCCTTCCGCCCATGGGTGGTGGTCGAAGATATGGATCCTCAACCCCGGGTGTTCAGTAAGGGCGGCAAGCTTCGCCAGCCGCCTGGCGTTTTTGGTATCCACCAGGATCAACGTGTCGACGTCCCCGGGGCGCAGTTCACCCGGCTTGTGGAGGTCCAGGATATCCCGGTGAAGGGCTACGAACTCCTCCACGTTGCGTGCCAGTTTGCCCGGCAGGACAAGCTCGGCGTCCGGGTAGAGCTTCTGGGCCGCGACCATGGCCGCCAGCCCGTCGAAATCGGTATTCGTATGTGTCGTTATCAGTTTCAAAGCTCAAGCCTCTCCCCCTTGGTTGGTGGGAAGGTCGGGGCGCAGGCGAGCCGGAACCACGTCGTTACGCGTCAGATCGGCGTAGCTTTCACGGCGGACGACGAGTTCCGCCGTTCCATCCCGGGCAAGGATCATGGCCGGCCGCGGCAGGCGGTTATAATTTGACGCCATCGAGTAGGTGTAGGCTCCCGTAGCCGGTACGGCCAGGATGTCTCCAGGGTTCGGGGCGGGCAGCCGGATGTCCCATATCAGCATGTCCCCCGACTCGCAGCACTTTCCGGCAATAGATACCGGTTTGCCCGGGAGTTCCGTCATTCGGCTGGCCACCGCAGCCTCATAGCGAGCCTGGTAGAGCGCGGGCCGGGGGTTGTCGCCCATGCCGCCGTCCACGGCGACGTAAGTGCGAATCCCCGGGATTTCCTTCACGGCGCCGACGGTGTAAAGGGTCGTTCCGGCCGGTCCGATCAGTGAGCGGCCGGGTTCGACCATAATCCGCGGTAGGGGGAGGCTCAGCCCGGCGGCCGTGGCTTCGACGGTTCCACGGATGGTGCGGGCCAGATCGCCGATCGTGGGAGGCTCGTCACCCTCCACGTAATAGATGCCGAGCCCGCCGCCAAGGTTTAGTTCGGAAAGCGTCCATCCTGTGGCCTCGTGCGCCTTCCGGGCGAACTCAAGCATGACCCGGGCGGCGTCGGCAAAGGCCTGTAATTCAAAGATCTGGGAACCGATATGGCAATGAAGGCCGTGGAGGCGGATATGCGGCAGTGTAAGCGCCTGGCGCACGGCCTCCATGGCCTGGCCGGTCGCGACAGGAAAGCCGAACTTGGAGTCGACCTTTCCGGTCTGGATGTATTCGTGCGTGTGGGCTTCGATGCCGGGCTGCAGGCGGAGCAGGATGGACGCCGTCCGCCCCAGGTCGCCCGCCGTCCGGTTCAACCGGTCCAGTTCAAGGGCATTATCCACGACGAAGCGATGGACACCGGCCTCAAGGCCCATCCGGATCTCGGCCGGCGATTTATTGTTTCCGTGGAAGTAGATGCGCGAGGCCGGAAACTGCACCACGAGGGCGGTGTGCAACTCTCCGCCCGAGACGACGTCCAGCCCCAGTCCCTCCTCTTCGATGATCCGGCAGATAGCCGCGGTGAGCAGCGTCTTGCCGGCATAGATAACATGGTTGTCGGGGCCGAAGGCCGAGCGGTAGGTGCGGCAGTTGTCCCGTAGCAGGTTCTCATCGATGACGTAGAGCGGAGTACCGAAGGTCCGGGCCAGTTCGACGGCGTCGCAGCCGCCGATCTCCAAATGCCCGCGGTCGTTCACCCGCATGGTCCCGCGCAGCAACATCCATTAAGCCTCCTCGATGACAGGTAGCTTCTGGAGCGACCGGGCCAGGTCTTCTTCCGGCAGGGGGAAGTCGACCAGTTCCCCGGCGAGATAACTGTCGTAAGCACTGAGGTCGAAATGGCCGTGCCCGCTGAGATTGAAGACGATGGTCTTCGCCTCGCCCGCCTCGCGGCAGATAAGCGCCTCCTTGATGGCCACGGCGATGGCATGGGCCGACTCCGGTGCCGGGAGGATGGCTTCGTTATACGCAAACAGCAGGGCGGCCTTGAAGATCTCGGTCTGGTTGACGGCCTGCGCCTCGACATATCCGTCGGCTACGAGCTGGCACAAGAGCGGCGAATCCCCATGGTAGCGCAGGCCGCCGGCGTGAATGCCCGGCGGTATGAAATTCGTCCCCAGGGTATGCATGTAACAGAGTGGGGTGAGACCGGCCACGTCGCCAAAGTCGTAGGCCCGCAACCCGCGGGTCAGTGTGGGGCACGCCGTGGGTTCCACGGCGATGAAGCGCGTCGCCAGCCTCCCGCCGAGCTTGTCGGAGATGAACGGGAAGGCGAAACCGCCGAAGTTCGAGCCTCCCCCGACGCAACCGATGAGGATATCCGGCTGCTCGCCGGCTTTTTCAAGCTGTGCCTTGGCCTCCAGGCCGATTACCGATTGGTGCAGGATGACGTGGTTCAGGACACTGCCAAGGGAGTAGTTGGTGTCGGGCCTGATCGCGGCGTCTTCGACGGCTTCACTGATAGCAACGCCCAGGCTGCCCGGCGAGTCAGGGTCTTGTTCCAGGATCCGGCGTCCGGCGTTGGTGCGGGTACTGGGGCTGGCCAGAACCTCGGCACCGTAGACCTGCATCAAGGACCGGCGGTAGGGCTTCTGATGATAACTCACCTTGACCATATACACCGTGCATTCCAGGCCAAAAAACTTGCAGGCAATGGACAGGGCGCTGCCCCATTGTCCGGCTCCCGTCTCGGTAGCCAGGCGCTTGATGCCGGCCAGCTTGTTGTAGTAGACCTGGGCCACCGCCGTGTTCAGCTTGTGGCTGCCGGCCGGGCTGACACCCTCATGTTTGAAATAGATCCGGGCCGGTGTGTCTAAGGCCTTCTCCAGGCGGCGGGCACGGATCAATGGGCTGGGCCGCCACAGGCGGTAAATCTCCCGGATTTCCTCGGGGATCTCGATCCAGCGCTCGGTGGAAACCTCCTGCTTGATAAGTTCCATCGGGAAGATGGGCGCCAGGTCGTCCGGGCCGACGGGCTTCTTTGTGACCGGATGCAACGGGGGCTTTGGCAGGCGGGGCATGTCGGCCTGCACGTTGTACCAGGCGCGCGGGATTTCCTCTTCGCCGAGCAGAATCTTGGTAGCGGTCATCTCTGAACTCCTCTCCTCTCATTCTCCTGCGCCAGGGGCACCGGCCCCAGACACTTACCAACATTTTAACGACCCCATACCCCTTTGACAAGGCACCACGACCCAGGACACCAAACAAAGAAAGGACGCGGTCCATCTTGTACGGTGACCGCGTCCTTTTTGTGAATTGATGACCAATGCTAACCTTTGGGCCGGAAGATGACGGCCGTCAGGTAGCCGAAGACGACGGCGGCGGTAATTCCCGGGGCCGCGGTGGCCAATCCGCCGGTGAAGGCGCCGATGAGGCCCTGCTGCTGCGCTCCTTTGATCGATCCCTGCGCCAGGAGGTGGCCGAACCCGGTGAGCGGCACGGTCGCTCCGGCCCCCGCGAAATCGACTAGAGGCTGGTAAAGGCCGAGCCCCGAGATAATCACCCCGGCGGTGACAAAGCCGACGAGGATATGGGCCGGGGTCACTTTGTAGTTGGTCAGGTCCATCAACAACTGGCCGATGGCGCAGAATAGCCCCCCGATAATGAAGGCTTTGAGGAAGATCATGCTTTCATCCCCCCGTCAGCCCGCCTGGACGACCACCCCGTGTCCGATGGCGGGAATGGTCTCGCCCTGCTTGGCGGTGATGGCGCTGAGGAGAGCGCCGGTTCCCACCCCCAGCAGGCGGTTGATCCGCTTTTGCTGCAACTGCTGCATCAGGTGGCCGCAGAACACGGCGGCCGAGCAGGCGCAGCCGCTGCCGCCGGCATGGGTGTCCTGTTTGGCCTGGTCGTAAATGAGGATGCCGCAGTCTTCAAGTTTGCCGCCCAGGTCGTAGCCGTGATCCTGAAGAATCTTGGCGGCGATACCCCGGCCGTAGTGTCCGAGGTCTCCGGTAACCACTATATCGAAGGCTGCGCCACCGCGTGCGGTATCGCGCAAGTGGCTGATGATGGTATCGGCTGCCGCCGGGGCCATCGCCGAGCCGAAATCGCTTGGATCCCCGATACCCAGGTCGATTACGCGTCCGACCGTGGCATGGGTGATCACCGGCCCGCTTCCTCCCGTCCCAGGGCGCGCCAGAATCGCCGCTCCTGCTCCGGTCACCGTCCACTGGGCGGTCATAGGGCGCTGCACACCCTGCTCGGTCGGGAAGCGAAACTGGCGCTCCGCCGTGCAGCAATGGGACGAGGTGGCGACCAGTACCCGGTCGGCGAAGCCGCCGTCCACGATCATTGCCCCCAGAGCGAGACCTTCGAAGAAGCTTGAGCAGGCCCCATAGAGTCCCAGGAAAGGAATCCCCAACTGACGAGCCGTGAAACCGGAAGCGGTGATCTGATTGCAGAGGTCGCCGGCCAGAAAGAAGTCGACCTCGTCCGGTTTTAGGCTGGCCTTTGCCAGAACCTTGTTTACGGCGTCCTCCAGGTAGCGGCGTTCAGCCTTTTCCCAGGTTTTCTCCCCGTGATAAGGGTCCTCAATAACCTTATCAAAGGTGTTGCCCAGGGGTCCCCGGCCCTCTTTGGCACCGACGGCGGTGGCAGTGGCAATGATTACCGGAGGGTACTGGAAAGTCACCGTCTGGCCCTGCTTCTTGGGCCCCGCCACAGGTCTCCACCTCCTGCGTTAGCGGATCAAAAGATAGATTAGCCCCATAATCCATCCGGCGACGATGCCGAAGACGAGAATCGGACCGGCGATGGTGAAGAGGCGCGCTCCCACGCCGAGGACCAAACCCTCGGCTTTGGCCTCCAAGGCCGGTGCGACCATGGAGTTGGCAAAGCCGGTAATCGGGACGATGGTTCCCGCACCGGCGTAGCGGGCGATCTCGTCGTACACACCAAGGCCCGTCAGCAGGGCGGCGAGAAATATCAGGGTGATCGACGTGGCCGTCCCGGCCGCCAGGGGTGCCAGGCCCAGACCCTGGAAAAACAGCAGAAGGGCCTGGCCGAGTATGGTGATCAGGCCGCCGACGGCGAAGGCCCAGATGGTGTTCCGCAGGACCGGAGGCTTCGGCTTCATCCGGTCACTGATGCGCATGTATTCGTCGCGCTGGGTATCCAGGGGCTTGGATAAGTCAACCTTCAGTCCCAGTCACCTCCTTATCCCCGGGTTGTGGAAAGAGGGACACCTGCGGGGTGTCCCTAATCGATGTAGGCCACCTTTAGGTTGGCCTTATATTCGGTTACTTTCCCGTTTTCCACGTTGGCGGTGAAGTTCACCACCTCTACTCCGGTGATTTTGCCGAGCGTCCGCGAGGCTTCATCGACGGCGCCCTGGACGGCTCCGCGCCAACCGTCGGGCGATTCCCCGACCAGTTCGGCCACCTTGACGTGCATCTGCTCATTCCCTCCTCGTGCTCAAGTTGGTGATACTTCTATTGTTCCGGCGCCGGAGGAGTTTAATGCACGTTCATCCCATATGCCGGGAAAGGGGCTTGCCGGCCCGCTGCTCGAAATGGTTGCTACTGAGTGCGACAGAGCATCCGCAGCTTGTGCAGGGCCTCCCGCTCAAGACGTGAGACCTGAACCTGTGAAAGGCCGAGACGGCGGGCGACCTCGGCCTGTGTCAATTCCTCAAAGAACCGCCAGATGATAATCTGGCGCGTACGTTCGGGCAATCCTTCCAGCAGACGGTCCAGGTCGATCCGTTCGGCCCACGTGTCCTCGCCGTCTCCCCGGTGGTGCACCTGGTCCATAATGTATATCGGGTCGCCTTCCTCCTGGTGCAGTATGTCATACAGTGAGGCCGGGGGTTGGGCGGCGTCCAGGGCGGCTACCAGTTCATCACGCGGCACCTTAAGGGCATCGGCGATTTCACCGATGGTTGGTTCGCGGGAAAGCTCGGCGGCGAGCCGCTCACGGACGTTTTGGACCTTCCACGCCAGCTCTTTCAAGGAACGGCTCACGCGAACCGGCGTGTCATCGCGCAGGAAACGCCGGATTTCGCCGATAATCATTGGAACGGCATAGGTCGAGAACTTGACCTTGAAACGGAGGTCGAACTTGTCTATAGCTTTGATGAGCCCGATACAGCCGATCTGAAAAAGGTCATCATGGTCGTAACCACGGCCTTCGAAGCGCCGGATGACGTTGCACACCAGCTTAAGGTTGGCGTTAATGAGAGTCTCCCGGGCGATGACGTCGCCCTTATGGGCCAGCTTGATCAGGCGGCGGGTCTCCCGGTCGGTCAGGAGAGGCCGGTTCGGGATGTTAAGGTCAATGCGCGCGCGCATGCTCACCGCGTTCGATCCGCTTTGTCAGCCGGACCCGGGTTCCCTGGCCGGGAGCGGAAATAACCTCCACCGTGTCCATGAAGGATTCCATAAAGGCGAAGCCCAGTCCGAGCCGCTCGGGGGTACTGGTAAAACCGGGGACTTGGGCCTGCGTGACGTCCTGAATGCCCTCGCCCTCGTCCTCGACCATGACCTCGAGCCCGTGTTCGGTCAGTATGGCATCCAGGCGGACCGTTTCTCCCGAGCGTTCCCGGTAACCGTGGATTATGGCGTTTGAGACCGCCTCCGAAACGGCGCCTTTGATATCGTCAAGCTCGGACACCGTGAAATCCAGTTGCGAGGCGAGGGCCGCCACGGCCACGCGGGCCAGGCCGACGTTTTCGGGCCGGCTGTCGAACGCCATCCGTAACCGGTTCTTTATCTTAACCATTGTTGCTCCCCTCTCCCCCCGCCAGGCCGGCCAGGGCTTCGGCCTCGGAGTCGTAAAGGCGGCTGAGCCGCGTCAGCCCGGAAAACTCCAGGACACGCCGCACAGCGGGTGACACGCCGACCAGGGCCATAGATCCGCCCTGTCCCGTGATGCGCTTGTACCGCCCGAGGATGACGCCCAGCCCGGAACTGTCCAGGAAAGTGACATCGGACATATTCAGGATCAGGTTCCGTGCCCGACTGCGGTCCAGTTCCCGTTCCAGATGGCGGCGCAAATTGTCGGTGACCCGCAGGTCGATTTCTCCCCCCAGGCGGGCAATGAGGGTCTCGTTTCTGACGTCAAAGGCAGGTTCCAACGGTTCTTATCCCTCCCCCGCATGGTTTTTGCTTTTCCTTTCGCCACCGGGAAAGAGAATCCTGCTAAATTATTCCAATAGACCCCGACAAAAATATGGGGCGGACCGTACCGGGCCTGCCCCGTACTGCGTCAGTTTACCCGAGGATGTGGCGGCTTATCTTCCACCATTGCTGGATGAATGTTGCCCGGGGAACGCTCCGCGTTGCCACTATGGGAACGCGGCGGAGTTCGTGACCGTCTTTTGTCAGGACGTAGTCCCCGACTTTTTGGCCTTTGCGCACGGGGGCTGTCAGGCGCACGGGGATCTCAATACGTGAACCGATCCCTTTTGTCTCGCCCTTTGGAACGACGACCGCCGCTTCATTGGCCACGGCCAGGTCGACACTGGGCGCAGTGCCTTTTTCCACCGGAACGGTTTTAATCTTTTGTCCTTCCTTGGCCAGGAGCAGGCCCTGGTAACGGGCGAAACCCCAGTTAAAAAGCTTCATCGACTCCTGGAAATGGCTCTTCGGTTCCGGGCAGCCCAGAACCACGGCGATAAGTCTCAGGTTGTCCCGCCTGGCGCTGGAAGCCAGGCAGAACTGTGCTTCATTCGTCCAACCGGTCTTGCCGGCGTCGGCGCCCCGGTACCACCATAAGAGCTTGTTGGTATTCCAGCACTTAAACTTGCCGCCGCGCAGGTCATACTCCTTGAGCCGGGAGACCTCGCGTATAATTGGATGGCGCAAAGCCTCGCGCAGGATTACGGCCTGGTCGTAGGCCGAGGAATACTGGCCCTCGTCAGGCAACCCGGTGGTATTGACATAATGGGTGTTGGTGAGCCCGAGCGCGTGGACCTTTTCGTTCATTTGCTGGACAAAGGCCTCTTCGCTCCCGGCCAGGTGCTCGGCCACGGCCACGCTGGCGTCATTGGCCGATGCCGTGGCAATGGAGATCAGCATCTCGCGGAACGTGAACTGCTCC carries:
- the spoIIAA gene encoding anti-sigma F factor antagonist produces the protein MEPAFDVRNETLIARLGGEIDLRVTDNLRRHLERELDRSRARNLILNMSDVTFLDSSGLGVILGRYKRITGQGGSMALVGVSPAVRRVLEFSGLTRLSRLYDSEAEALAGLAGGEGSNNG
- a CDS encoding D-alanyl-D-alanine carboxypeptidase family protein produces the protein MRRRLLALVLTAILVFTLAPAASAEKVITPGKAPLETKAASALLMDAVTGQVLFSKEPNRRQPIASVTKIMTLLLSAEALEKGKVRLEDMVEASEHASGMGGSQIFLAPQEQFTFREMLISIATASANDASVAVAEHLAGSEEAFVQQMNEKVHALGLTNTHYVNTTGLPDEGQYSSAYDQAVILREALRHPIIREVSRLKEYDLRGGKFKCWNTNKLLWWYRGADAGKTGWTNEAQFCLASSARRDNLRLIAVVLGCPEPKSHFQESMKLFNWGFARYQGLLLAKEGQKIKTVPVEKGTAPSVDLAVANEAAVVVPKGETKGIGSRIEIPVRLTAPVRKGQKVGDYVLTKDGHELRRVPIVATRSVPRATFIQQWWKISRHILG